In the Flavobacterium acetivorans genome, one interval contains:
- a CDS encoding beta-N-acetylhexosaminidase, translated as MKYFLILLFVAFVSNAQIKKEQLDLMPWPQNINLKEGVFALTKNFKVNITGNPNPRIFVGTTNFLRRLDGRTGLFLTQGFITKVNEFPDAELQINCVQNGKIGLYEDESYQLDIQSNRITINATSDLGALHALETLLQLLQNSSTSYYFPSSTITDLPRFTWRGLMIDVARHFQPVDVIKRNLDAMAALKMNVFHWHLTDDQGWRIEVKKHPKLTNMASDGSYYTQEEIKSIVKYADERGILVVPEIDVPGHASAILTAYPEIGSKMVGFSNGTSEKNMQSTALATYAIERNAGIFNPTLDPSNPKTYQLLSEIFDEVCPLFPGAYFHIGGDENEGKDWDSNPRIQDFKKKNKLVTNHDLQTYFTMKLIPMLKKHGKQLMGWEEIMTKDMSKDAIIHSWKGVNEGVPAGKSLVDAAKGGYKTVLSNGYYVDLVYGVEEHYNVDPMPKNAVLTEEEKARILGGEATMWTELVTPTTIDSRLWPRTAAIAERLWSAEDITDVNSMRKRLKTVSFRLEELGLTHIKNKAVILRNIVNNQNSDALNEFSNICEPLKKYSRNKGGTEYQMYSPFTLFADACTPDAADALEFEIAVNRYLENKSVENNDLVSSFFKKWIATNTSLINLSLNAPLVQPILPLSKSLSDLSQQLLLTIENKQAPNSSLLNDLLEQCNSKDHADVELAVYSSLKKLIGVLKQ; from the coding sequence ATGAAATACTTCCTGATCCTTTTATTTGTGGCTTTTGTATCTAATGCCCAAATAAAAAAAGAGCAATTGGATCTTATGCCATGGCCTCAAAATATAAATTTGAAGGAAGGTGTTTTTGCCCTAACTAAAAATTTTAAAGTAAATATTACCGGAAATCCTAATCCTAGAATTTTTGTAGGAACTACAAATTTTTTGCGACGATTAGACGGTAGAACTGGATTGTTTCTGACGCAAGGATTCATTACTAAAGTTAACGAATTCCCTGACGCAGAATTACAAATAAATTGTGTTCAAAATGGAAAAATTGGACTTTATGAAGACGAAAGTTATCAATTAGACATTCAATCGAATCGAATAACGATTAATGCTACTTCGGATTTGGGTGCTTTGCATGCTTTGGAAACTTTATTGCAACTATTGCAAAATTCCAGCACATCGTATTATTTTCCATCTTCCACAATTACTGATTTACCAAGATTCACTTGGCGTGGTCTTATGATTGATGTTGCAAGACATTTTCAACCGGTAGATGTTATCAAAAGAAATCTGGATGCTATGGCTGCGCTCAAAATGAATGTTTTTCATTGGCACTTAACTGACGATCAAGGCTGGAGAATTGAGGTAAAAAAACATCCAAAGTTGACCAATATGGCTTCTGATGGATCGTATTATACCCAAGAAGAAATCAAAAGCATTGTTAAATATGCCGACGAAAGAGGAATCCTAGTTGTGCCAGAAATCGATGTTCCCGGTCATGCTTCGGCAATATTGACCGCCTATCCTGAAATAGGTAGTAAAATGGTTGGTTTTTCTAACGGAACTTCTGAGAAGAATATGCAGTCAACGGCTTTGGCGACTTATGCAATTGAACGTAATGCGGGTATTTTTAATCCAACTTTAGACCCGTCGAATCCCAAAACCTATCAGTTGTTAAGTGAAATTTTTGATGAGGTTTGTCCTTTGTTTCCCGGAGCTTATTTCCATATTGGAGGAGACGAAAACGAAGGAAAAGATTGGGATTCAAATCCAAGAATTCAGGACTTTAAAAAGAAAAATAAGTTAGTTACCAATCATGATCTTCAAACTTATTTCACCATGAAGTTAATTCCGATGCTTAAAAAACACGGAAAACAATTGATGGGATGGGAGGAAATTATGACAAAAGACATGTCCAAAGATGCTATTATTCATTCTTGGAAAGGAGTCAATGAAGGAGTTCCAGCTGGGAAATCCCTTGTTGACGCTGCTAAAGGAGGTTATAAAACGGTTTTGTCTAATGGGTATTATGTAGACTTAGTTTATGGTGTGGAAGAGCATTATAATGTGGATCCAATGCCTAAAAATGCCGTTTTGACCGAAGAGGAAAAAGCAAGGATTCTAGGTGGTGAAGCTACGATGTGGACTGAACTGGTTACGCCCACAACAATAGATTCCAGACTTTGGCCTAGAACTGCTGCAATTGCGGAACGATTATGGTCGGCTGAAGATATTACTGATGTTAATAGTATGCGCAAAAGATTAAAAACGGTTTCTTTTAGATTAGAAGAATTGGGACTTACGCATATAAAAAACAAAGCGGTTATTTTGAGAAACATTGTAAACAATCAAAATAGTGACGCTCTTAATGAGTTTTCGAATATTTGCGAACCACTGAAAAAGTATTCCCGCAATAAAGGTGGAACTGAATATCAGATGTATTCTCCCTTTACCTTATTTGCGGATGCTTGTACACCTGATGCCGCAGACGCTTTAGAATTTGAAATTGCGGTAAATCGTTATTTAGAGAATAAAAGTGTAGAAAATAATGATTTGGTGAGTAGTTTCTTTAAAAAATGGATTGCAACGAATACTAGTTTAATTAATTTAAGTTTGAATGCACCGCTTGTTCAACCTATTTTACCTTTATCAAAAAGTCTAAGTGATTTATCGCAACAGCTTTTATTGACTATAGAAAATAAGCAAGCGCCTAATTCCTCTTTATTGAATGATTTGTTAGAACAATGTAATTCTAAAGACCATGCAGATGTAGAATTGGCAGTATATAGCAGTTTAAAAAAATTAATAGGAGTTTTAAAACAGTAA
- a CDS encoding glycoside hydrolase family 18 protein, giving the protein MKYLKLFFFLGVTIISFSAQSQKKMSVIAYYTGDDKKIDEFEVNKLTHIIYSFCHLKGGKLTVDNAQDSLAIKHLVSLKKTNPKLKVMLSLGGWGGCAPCSEAFSTAEGRALFAKSVKEVNDYFNCDGIDLDWEYPTIEGHPGHLYQAADKENFTELIVILRKVLGPKNELSFAAGGFQKFLDESVDWKKIMPLVDRVNIMSYDLVNGYSTVTGHHTPIYSTNAAEESTDRAVEYLLKLGIPAKKLVIGAAFYTRVWKEVANNNNGLYQSGVHTSGIGFNNYATTFTKEKGWNYYWDNKAKAAYWYNEKEKIFATGDDISSVKEKTSYAIKKKLGGIMFWELLQDTPRNGLLDAIYQIKMAN; this is encoded by the coding sequence ATGAAGTATTTAAAACTGTTCTTTTTCTTAGGTGTCACGATAATTTCGTTTTCTGCCCAAAGTCAAAAAAAAATGTCTGTCATTGCCTATTATACGGGAGATGATAAGAAAATTGACGAATTTGAAGTGAATAAACTCACTCACATCATTTATAGTTTTTGCCATTTAAAAGGGGGGAAATTAACCGTTGACAATGCTCAAGATTCACTTGCCATCAAACATTTGGTTTCTTTGAAAAAAACAAATCCAAAACTAAAAGTAATGTTGTCTTTAGGTGGATGGGGAGGTTGTGCGCCTTGTTCCGAAGCTTTTTCAACGGCAGAAGGACGCGCGCTTTTTGCAAAATCAGTAAAGGAAGTGAATGACTATTTTAATTGTGATGGAATCGATTTGGATTGGGAATACCCTACAATCGAGGGACATCCGGGACATTTATATCAGGCAGCTGATAAGGAAAATTTTACGGAATTGATAGTAATTCTGCGTAAGGTTTTAGGGCCGAAAAATGAACTTAGTTTTGCAGCTGGAGGTTTTCAGAAATTCTTGGACGAATCTGTAGATTGGAAAAAAATCATGCCTTTGGTTGATCGGGTGAATATTATGAGTTACGATTTGGTAAACGGATATTCAACCGTGACGGGACATCATACGCCTATATATAGTACCAATGCTGCCGAAGAATCTACGGATCGCGCAGTAGAATATTTGTTAAAACTGGGAATACCGGCAAAAAAACTGGTGATTGGAGCTGCTTTTTATACTCGGGTATGGAAAGAGGTAGCTAACAATAATAACGGACTCTATCAATCAGGAGTGCATACCAGTGGCATCGGTTTCAATAATTACGCAACTACTTTTACCAAAGAGAAAGGTTGGAATTATTATTGGGACAATAAAGCAAAAGCGGCATACTGGTACAATGAAAAAGAAAAAATATTTGCAACAGGGGATGATATTTCTTCGGTAAAGGAAAAAACATCTTATGCAATAAAAAAGAAATTGGGCGGTATAATGTTCTGGGAACTCCTTCAGGACACTCCTCGAAATGGTTTGTTAGATGCTATTTATCAAATAAAAATGGCAAATTAA
- a CDS encoding ABC-F family ATP-binding cassette domain-containing protein, with translation MLTVNNLSVQFGKRILFDEVNTTFTHGNIYGVIGANGAGKSTFLKIISGDMDPTSGHIHLEVGKRMSVLNQNHNMFDEHTVLETVLMGNKVLYAVKKEMDELYLDYNDKNADRIGELQVQFEEMNGWNADSDAASMLSNLGIGEEHHYTLMGDLEGKIKVRVLLAQALFGNPDLLIMDEPTNDLDFETIAWLENFLANYENTVIVVSHDRHFLDAVCTHISDIDFGKINHYSGNYTFWYESSQLAAKQRAQQNKKAEEKKQELEEFIRRFSANVAKSKQATSRKKMISKLNISEIKPSSRRYPAIIFDQDREAGDQILNVENLSASVEGELLFKDVHLNMAKGDKIVLFSRDSRATTAFYEILNNNQKADSGTFDWGITTNQAYLPAENHSFFENDLSLVDWLRQYAKTEEERDEVFIRGFLGKMIFSGEEALKTSRVLSGGEKVRCMLSRMMMERANILMLDEPTNHLDLESITAFNNSLKNFKGSVIFTTHDHEFAQTVGNRVVELTPNGVIDRYMTFDEYLDDEKIQELRTKMYS, from the coding sequence ATGTTAACAGTAAATAATTTATCAGTTCAGTTTGGTAAGCGAATTTTATTCGACGAAGTAAATACAACCTTTACCCACGGGAATATCTATGGAGTTATCGGTGCTAACGGTGCTGGAAAATCAACTTTTCTTAAAATCATTTCCGGTGATATGGACCCTACTTCAGGACATATTCATTTAGAAGTGGGTAAACGTATGTCGGTTTTAAACCAAAACCACAACATGTTTGATGAACATACCGTTCTAGAAACCGTTTTGATGGGGAATAAAGTCCTATATGCTGTTAAGAAAGAAATGGATGAACTTTATTTAGACTATAACGATAAAAATGCCGACAGAATTGGAGAATTGCAAGTGCAATTTGAAGAAATGAATGGTTGGAATGCCGATTCAGATGCGGCTTCGATGTTATCCAATCTTGGTATTGGCGAAGAGCACCATTATACATTAATGGGAGATTTGGAAGGAAAAATTAAAGTGCGTGTACTTTTGGCGCAAGCTTTATTTGGAAATCCGGATTTACTGATTATGGATGAGCCTACTAACGACTTGGATTTTGAAACCATTGCTTGGTTAGAAAATTTCTTGGCAAATTATGAAAATACGGTAATTGTAGTATCACACGACCGTCACTTTTTAGATGCGGTGTGTACCCATATATCTGATATTGATTTTGGAAAAATAAACCATTATTCAGGAAATTATACTTTTTGGTATGAGTCTAGCCAATTAGCGGCGAAACAACGTGCGCAACAAAACAAGAAGGCCGAAGAAAAGAAACAGGAATTGGAAGAATTTATCCGTCGTTTTTCTGCGAATGTGGCGAAGTCTAAACAAGCGACTTCTCGAAAAAAAATGATTTCGAAATTGAATATCTCTGAAATTAAACCTTCAAGCCGTCGTTATCCTGCGATTATTTTTGATCAGGATCGTGAGGCGGGAGATCAAATCTTGAATGTAGAAAACTTAAGTGCTTCTGTTGAGGGAGAACTTTTGTTTAAAGATGTTCATTTGAATATGGCAAAAGGCGATAAAATTGTTCTTTTCTCTCGTGATTCACGGGCTACGACTGCTTTCTACGAAATTTTAAATAACAATCAAAAAGCCGATTCTGGAACTTTTGATTGGGGAATTACAACAAATCAAGCCTATTTACCAGCAGAGAATCATTCTTTCTTTGAAAATGATTTGAGTTTAGTAGATTGGTTGCGTCAATACGCAAAAACCGAAGAAGAGCGTGACGAAGTTTTTATTAGAGGATTTTTAGGGAAAATGATTTTCTCAGGAGAAGAAGCTTTGAAAACAAGTAGAGTACTTTCTGGAGGAGAAAAAGTACGTTGTATGCTGTCTCGAATGATGATGGAACGCGCTAATATATTAATGCTGGATGAGCCTACAAACCACTTGGATTTGGAATCGATTACTGCTTTCAATAACTCTTTGAAAAACTTTAAGGGTTCGGTTATTTTTACAACCCATGACCATGAGTTTGCTCAAACTGTGGGTAATAGAGTAGTAGAGTTGACGCCAAATGGTGTTATTGATCGTTACATGACATTTGATGAATATCTTGATGATGAAAAAATTCAGGAATTGAGAACTAAAATGTATTCTTAA
- the pyrR gene encoding bifunctional pyr operon transcriptional regulator/uracil phosphoribosyltransferase PyrR, giving the protein MTQKVLLNSKEVNIILHRLACQLIEKHLDFSDTILVGIQPRGTFLAERLKEILEKEYNTPEIKLGYLDITFFRDDFRRTDKPLEANKTKIDFIVENKKVIFIDDVLYTGRSIRSALTAIQSFGRPSEIELLVLIDRRFSRNLPIQPDYRGRQVDAINDEKVKVNWIENEGEDGVFLINNNQ; this is encoded by the coding sequence ATGACTCAAAAAGTATTGCTCAATTCAAAAGAAGTCAATATCATTCTACATCGTTTAGCTTGTCAGTTAATTGAAAAACATCTCGATTTCTCGGATACAATTTTGGTTGGTATTCAGCCAAGAGGAACTTTCCTGGCGGAACGTCTTAAAGAAATATTGGAAAAAGAATACAATACACCCGAAATTAAGTTAGGCTACTTGGATATCACTTTTTTTAGAGATGATTTTCGAAGAACGGATAAACCATTGGAAGCCAATAAAACCAAAATTGATTTTATAGTCGAAAACAAAAAAGTCATTTTTATTGATGATGTTTTGTATACCGGTAGAAGTATTCGATCTGCTTTGACAGCGATTCAGTCTTTCGGGAGACCTTCGGAAATTGAATTACTTGTTTTAATTGACAGACGTTTTAGTCGCAATTTGCCTATTCAACCCGATTATAGAGGGAGACAGGTAGATGCCATAAACGATGAAAAGGTAAAAGTGAATTGGATCGAGAATGAAGGAGAAGACGGCGTTTTTTTAATTAATAATAATCAGTAA
- a CDS encoding aspartate carbamoyltransferase catalytic subunit codes for MSELSVNHLLGIKYINKKDIDLIFETADHFKEVINRPIKKVPSLRDITIANIFFENSTRTKLSFELAQKRLSADVISFSAAQSSVKKGETLIDTVNNILSMKVDMVVMRHSNPGAAYFLSKNVKASIVNAGDGAHEHPTQALLDSYSIREKLGDVGGKKVVIVGDILHSRVALSNIYALQMQGAEVKVCGPKTLIPKYIESLGVTVEPNLRKALEWCDVANMLRVQNERMDVNFFPSTREYAQQYGVDKPLLDSLSKEIVIMHPGPINRGVEITSEVADSNQSVILNQVENGVAIRMAVIYLLASKIQ; via the coding sequence ATGAGCGAACTAAGTGTAAATCATTTATTAGGTATAAAATACATCAACAAAAAAGATATTGACCTTATTTTTGAAACCGCCGATCATTTTAAAGAAGTCATCAACAGACCGATAAAGAAAGTACCTTCGTTACGAGATATTACCATTGCCAACATATTTTTTGAAAATAGTACCCGTACTAAACTTTCTTTTGAATTAGCCCAAAAAAGATTATCAGCTGATGTTATTAGTTTTTCGGCAGCACAATCTTCCGTTAAAAAAGGAGAAACACTGATAGATACCGTAAATAATATCCTATCAATGAAGGTAGATATGGTAGTCATGCGTCATTCAAATCCGGGTGCTGCTTACTTTTTATCAAAAAATGTAAAAGCAAGTATTGTAAATGCTGGTGATGGTGCTCATGAGCATCCTACTCAGGCTTTGTTGGATAGTTATTCCATCAGAGAAAAACTAGGTGATGTAGGAGGGAAGAAAGTAGTGATTGTGGGTGACATATTGCATTCAAGAGTCGCTTTATCTAATATTTATGCTTTGCAAATGCAAGGTGCCGAAGTTAAAGTTTGCGGACCAAAAACATTAATTCCTAAATATATTGAATCACTGGGAGTAACAGTTGAACCCAATTTGCGAAAAGCCCTAGAATGGTGTGATGTAGCCAATATGTTGCGTGTGCAAAATGAACGTATGGATGTGAATTTTTTCCCATCAACTAGAGAATATGCCCAACAATATGGTGTAGATAAACCGCTTTTAGATTCTCTAAGCAAAGAGATTGTAATTATGCATCCTGGTCCTATCAATCGCGGGGTTGAAATTACCTCAGAGGTGGCTGATTCAAATCAATCGGTAATTTTGAACCAAGTAGAAAATGGTGTAGCCATCAGAATGGCTGTTATCTATCTTTTGGCATCAAAAATTCAATAA
- a CDS encoding ribonuclease Z, with protein sequence MKVDQKGHTITIKDTQGDITSFLMKVTHQYKTFEKHNIIIDLLSYNDLTLIDVKTFMPLSKLHKKAKKSFVIVISDFDFNAIPEALTAVPSLLEAHDIIEMEEIERDLGF encoded by the coding sequence ATGAAAGTAGATCAAAAAGGACATACCATTACAATTAAGGACACTCAAGGCGACATTACTTCTTTTTTAATGAAAGTAACGCATCAATATAAAACATTCGAAAAACACAATATAATTATTGATCTTCTCTCATATAATGATTTGACGTTAATTGATGTTAAAACATTTATGCCTTTGTCTAAGTTACATAAAAAAGCAAAAAAATCATTTGTTATCGTCATTTCAGATTTTGACTTCAATGCAATTCCAGAAGCCTTGACCGCTGTCCCTTCTTTATTGGAAGCGCACGATATTATTGAAATGGAAGAGATTGAAAGAGATTTGGGATTTTAA